One Carassius auratus strain Wakin chromosome 16, ASM336829v1, whole genome shotgun sequence genomic window carries:
- the LOC113116508 gene encoding zinc finger protein 483-like, translating to MQTPAGTSGSPFAEIITSLAGLHQEHHQALLDLRADHDRRFQAMMQAQQEDRELFRSLLDREVRTRPASPSAGPAAHMPLTKMAPTDDPEAFLDLFERTAEACGWPSDSWPVRLIPLLSGEAQKAAQQLPVPNLLVYADLKRAVLQRVGLSPEQHRQRFRSLDLAEAGRPFVLAQQLRDSCRKWLLAGGSDAESIINTVVLEQFVSRLPKKTAQWVQSHRPASLDLAIQLA from the coding sequence ATGCAGACTCCGGCAGGAACATCGGGATCGCCATTTGCGGAGATCATCACGTCGCTCGCGGGCCTGCACCAAGAACAccaccaggccctgctggacttGCGGGCCGACCACGATCGCCGTTTCCAGGCGATGAtgcaggcccagcaggaggaccgcgagctgTTCCGGAGCTTGCTGGACCGGGAGGTTCGGACGCGGCCGGCAAGCCCCAGTGCCGGCCCCGCTGCCCACATGCCTCTCACGAAGATGGCGCCAACCGACGATCCGGAGGCGTTCCTGGACTTGTTTGAGAGGACGGCCGAGGCATGTGGGTGGCCATCAGACAGCTGGCCGGTCCGGCTGATCCCACTGCTGTCAGGAGAGGCCCAGAAGGCGGCCCAACAACTGCCCGTCCCGAACCTCCTGGTGTATGCCGACCTGAAAAGAGCTGTTCTCCAAAGGGTCGGCCTCAGCCCCGAGCAGCATCGTCAGCGCTTCCGGTCGCTGGACCTGGCCGAAGCGGGCCGGCCCTTTGTCCTGGcccagcagctccgggactcATGCCGCAAATGGCTGTTGGCCGGAGGAAGCGACGCCGAGAGTATCATCAACAcggtggtactggagcagttcgtCTCCCGTCTCCCGAAAAAGACTGCTCAGTGGGTCCAGAGCCACCGGCCGGCGTCGCTGGATCTGGCCATCCAACTGGCGTAG